A stretch of the Diadema setosum chromosome 16, eeDiaSeto1, whole genome shotgun sequence genome encodes the following:
- the LOC140239932 gene encoding uncharacterized protein → MATVETSSARRIDVLAHPKQLPPGYREDRRSVYWVDKPPLMPGPEGTTKFDVTQWVDGLSKHKSYSRYVSDRPSPKWPVSKAAQKADASARVEALAQPKNWANYFTLHRPIMTTVSEAAKNAAPSARIEQLAMPKTYQPLKIKESWEFDCYRWDNEITDAAKNARCSERLEALAEPKSLHNHFRFAKPIRWKTEDSALKAIATLRLQQLARPKSRGKSEQFDPYKVSTAAIHGRPTPRIEELCMPIPRKVRTKKGVAA, encoded by the exons ATGGCAACGGTTGAAACAA GTTCCGCGAGGCGCATCGACGTGCTAGCCCACCCCAAGCAGCTCCCGCCTGGATACCGGGAGGACAG GCGATCGGTTTACTGGGTCGACAAACCACCTCTTATGCCTGGCCCAGAAGGTACCACAAAATTTG ATGTAACACAGTGGGTCGATGGCCTTAGCAAGCACAAATCCTACAGCAGATATGTCAGTGACAG ACCGTCCCCCAAATGGCCGGTGAGTAAAGCAGCTCAAAAAGCCGATGCCAGTGCTCGTGTGGAAGCCCTCGCTCAGCCCAAGAATTGGGCCAACTACTTCACTCTCCACCGTCCTATCATGACGACTGTTAGCGAAGCGGCCAAGAATGCCGCACCCTCTGCACGTATTGAGCAGCTGGCAATGCCCAAGACATACCAGCCACTCAAGATCAAGGAATCGTGGGAGTTTGACTGCTACCGCTGGGACAACGAGATCACAGACGCCGCCAAGAATGCCCGCTGCTCGGAGCGGCTAGAAGCGCTCGCAGAGCCAAAGAGCCTCCACAACCACTTCCGCTTCGCCAAGCCCATCCGCTGGAAGACGGAGGACTCGGCCCTGAAGGCCATAGCCACACTGCGCCTCCAACAGCTTGCCCGCCCCAAGAGTCGGGGCAAGTCAGAGCAGTTTGACCCTTACAAGGTGTCAACCGCTGCCATTCACGGCAGGCCGACCCCACGCATTGAAGAACTCTGCATGCCTATACCAAGGAAAGTTCGCACGAAGAAAGGCGTGGCGGCATAG